The Curtobacterium poinsettiae DNA segment TCGGGTCACTTCCTCTGTCTGGAGGCGCGGGTCGGCGCCGTCGGTCTCTCCGGTCGGTCCTGTGGCCGCGCCGGGGCGGGTCGCCGCCGCGGCGACGTCCTGCACGGGCAGTGCGGACCGGTAGCGGTCCAGGTACGTCTGGAACCCGGCGACGTCCGCCGGCTCGGGTTCGGCCACGTGCACGGCGTCCCCGCCGAACACGGTGTCGGACAGGTAGTCGGCGAGCTGCTGGTCGGTGTGCTCGAGGTAGGCCGCCAGTACCGCGATCCCCCACGCGCCGCCCTCGCCCGCGGTCTCCTCGAGCGCGATCGGTACCCGCAGGGCCGCCGCGAGGAGCCGCTGCGGGGCACCCGGCGTGCGGAAGAGCCCACCGTGCGCGGTCATCCGGTCGACCTGCACCTGTTCGCCGTGCAGGACGTCCATGCCGATGGCCAGGGTCGCGAAGGCCCCGTGCACCTCGGAGCGCACCAGGTTGCCGAGCGTGAAGCGTGCACCGGGGGCGCGGAGCAGCAGCGGCCGGCCGTCCGCGACGTGGGTGACGGGTTCGCCGGCCAGGTAGTTGAAGGAGAGCAGACCGCCGGCGTCCGGGTCGGTGTCGTCGGCGACGGCCTCGGCGAGCAGCGTTGCGTAGACGTCGTCGGTGCCGATCGGGGTCGCACCGGTCCGCTCGCTCGAGGCCTCGGCGAAGCGTCCGAACACCCGGGCCCAGCTCGCGATCTCGCTCGCGCCGTTGTTGCAGTGCACCATCGCCACGGCGTCGCCGGCCGGGGTGGTGACGACGTCGAGTTCCTCGTGCGCGGTGGTCAGCGACTGCTCGAGCACGACCATCGCGAAGATGCTGGTGCCGACGCTCACGTTGCCGGTGCGCGGGGCGACGGCGTTCGTCGCGACCATGCCGGTGCCGGCGTCGCCCTCGGGCGGGCAGAGCGGTGCACCGGGTTCGAGCGTGCCGGTCGGGTCGAGCCAGGCCGCGCCCTCGGGGGTCAGCTCGCCGGCTTCGGCACCGGCGACGAGGACCTCGGGCAGCAGGGACCGCAGGTCCGGCAGGCCGATCAGGTCCTGGGCGGTGGCGAGCATGGCGTGGTCGAAGTCCTTGGTGCCCGGGTCGCCGGGGCCGCTGTCGACGGGGCCGCCCTCGATCGGGAACATGCCGCTCGCGTCGCCGACGCCCAGCACGTTCCGGCCGGTCAGGCGGCGGTGCACGTAGCCGGCCAGGGTCGTGACGCCGGCGATCGACGGCACGTGCGGCTCGTCGTCGAGGACCGCCTGGTACAGGTGCGCGATCGACCAGCGCAGCGGGATGTTGAACCCGAGGGCCTCGCTGAGCCGTTCGGCCGCGGGGCCGGTGGAGGTGTTGCGCCAGGTGCGGAACGGCACGAGCAGCTCGCCCTCGGCGTCGAACGCCAGGTAGCCGTGCATCATCGCGCTCACGCCGACCGCGCGGTAGCTGCTCGGGGCGACGCCGTACTGCGCCTCGACGTCGGCCACCAGGGCTGCGTACGCGGCGCGCAGTCCGGTCTCGACGGCCTCGAGCGAGTAGGTCCAGCGCCCGTCGACGTACTCGTTCTCCCACTCGTGGGAACCCGCCGCGATGGGCACGAGGTCCTCGTCCACCAGGCAGGCCTTGATGCGGGTGGAGCCGAGCTCGATCCCGAGCGTGGTGCGGCCGTCCACGATCCGCTGTCGGCGGTCGTCGCCCATGCGTTCCTCCAGAACCTCGTCGTCCTCAGTGAGCGCTCACATCCTGGCACGTGAGCGCTCACTCGTGCAACGCCGCGGCGCGCCGCCCGTCCTGCCCGCCCGTCCCGCCCGCCCCGCCCGTCCCGCCCGGCTCCCCCAGCGGTCGGAACACCCCGCTCAGCTGCCCCGACCGGTCACGGACCGTCGTCCGGCGCATACACAGCCGACCGTTCCTGACCACTCGACGTCCCACGCACGACGGGTCGTGACCGAGCGACGCACGAGGGCGACGACGACGTGCGACCACCGCAGCCACGCACCCGCGCGAGCCCCGACCACTCGCCACCCCACATCCGCGCGGGGCCTGACCATCGGCCCGCCGAACCCGCGACACCCCGAGCGGCAGCGCCCGGGAAGGTCACGACACCCCGCTGCCTCCTCACCGCGGGGTCACGAACTGTCGGCTGGAGGCGCGCCGAACGACGACTCGTGACCACTCGACCACGGCGGACGGGGGTGTCGTGACCGCCCTACGCGCCGACGGTGCTCTCGCGGATGACGAGCGACGGGGTCACGGCCGCCGACGACGCCGTCCCGCCGTCGATCAGGGCGAGGAGCGCCTGCCCCGCGACGCGTCCGAGCTCCTCGAGCCGCAGGTCCACGGTGGTCAGCGGCGGCCTCGAGGCGAGCGCCATCACGTCCCAGTCGTCGAACCCGGTGACCGCGACGTCTCCGGGCACCGAACGCCCGAGCTCCCGCAGTCGGTCGCACACGCCCCGGGCGATCTGGTCGCTGCCGCAGACGATCGCGTCGACGTCGGGCGACTCCCGAGCCAGCACGTCCACGGCCTGCCGCCCCCAGCGCTCCGACCACTCGCCGTACAGCGGGTCGGTGACCAGGTGCGACCCGAGGACCGACGAGGCACCAGCCACCCGTCGCGCCGCGGACCGGTGTCGGGCCGGCCCCGTCACGATCGCGACCCGCTGCCGCCCGAGCGAGCGCACGTGCGAGGCGACGAGTGCCGACCCGGCGGCGTCGTCGAGGGTGATCGACACATCGGCGTCGTCGGTCGAGGGCGTGAAGGCGTAGACGACGGGGATGGACACGTCGATCGGGGGCCGGGCGTCGGCGGATCGGCCGGTGACGATGATGCCGTCGACGCCGCGGGCCGCCAGGGAGCGCAGGTAGTGGGCCTCGCGCACGTGGTCGTCCCGGGTGTCGCACAGCAGGACGGCCATCCGTCCCGCGGACAGGGCGTCCTCGGCGCCGAGCAGCACCGGGATCGAGAACCGGCCGAACGAGTCGGTGGTGATCATGCCGACGGTGTAGGTCCGGCCCGACGACAGCGCGCGGGCTCGGGCATCGCCGACGAACCCGAGCTTCTCGGCGGCGTCCTTCACGCGCAGCCGGGTGGCGTCCCGCAGCTGCCCGGTGCCGTTCAGCGCCTTCGACGCGGTGCCGATCGACACCCCGGCGAGCGCCGCCACGTCGGTGATCCGGATCGGTTGTCCGGTTCGTTCGAGCGTCACGGCAACCACCTTTCCGATGATCAGTGTGTGCCGACGACCTTACACAAAACCGCGGCGAGGCCCTTGCGCGATGTCCACCCCGTGTCGTAACGTCCCCCGCAGAAACCGTTTTCCGGATGGCCGAACCCATCCGACGGTGCCAGTCACATCGCAAGGAGGCGACATGACCACCACGCTCGCGACCGATCGCGGCGCGCACACCGCGACCCCGGTCCTCCCGACCGCCGACGCGCACCTCACGCTCCGGCCGCTGCCGACCGGCGACGCCCGGATCACCGGCGGCTTCTGGGCGCTCCGCCAGGAGCGCAACGGCCGCGACGCCGTCCGCAGCGGCTACCAGCAGCTGGAGACGGCCGGCAACTTCCGCAACCTCCGCATCGCCGCCGGACTCGAGGAGGGCGAGGCCGTCGGCCCGATCTTCATGGACTCCGATGTGACGAAGTGGCTCGAAGCCGTGGCGTGGGAGTACGGCCGCGCCCCCGCCGAGGACCTGCTCGACCTGCAGCGCGAGGTCACCGCCCTGTACGCGCAGGCGCAGGCGGACGACGGGTACCTGGACTCCGTGCAGCAGGTCCGCGGCAAGGGCGAGCGGTACACGGACCTCAAGTGGAGCCACGAGATGTACTGCGCCGGGCACCTGTACCAGGCGGCCGTGGCCCAGCACCGTGCGACGGGAGACACCGGGCTGCTCGACGTCGCGATCAAGAACGCCGACCACCTGGTGCGCACGTTCGGCCCGGGCG contains these protein-coding regions:
- a CDS encoding xylulokinase, which codes for MGDDRRQRIVDGRTTLGIELGSTRIKACLVDEDLVPIAAGSHEWENEYVDGRWTYSLEAVETGLRAAYAALVADVEAQYGVAPSSYRAVGVSAMMHGYLAFDAEGELLVPFRTWRNTSTGPAAERLSEALGFNIPLRWSIAHLYQAVLDDEPHVPSIAGVTTLAGYVHRRLTGRNVLGVGDASGMFPIEGGPVDSGPGDPGTKDFDHAMLATAQDLIGLPDLRSLLPEVLVAGAEAGELTPEGAAWLDPTGTLEPGAPLCPPEGDAGTGMVATNAVAPRTGNVSVGTSIFAMVVLEQSLTTAHEELDVVTTPAGDAVAMVHCNNGASEIASWARVFGRFAEASSERTGATPIGTDDVYATLLAEAVADDTDPDAGGLLSFNYLAGEPVTHVADGRPLLLRAPGARFTLGNLVRSEVHGAFATLAIGMDVLHGEQVQVDRMTAHGGLFRTPGAPQRLLAAALRVPIALEETAGEGGAWGIAVLAAYLEHTDQQLADYLSDTVFGGDAVHVAEPEPADVAGFQTYLDRYRSALPVQDVAAAATRPGAATGPTGETDGADPRLQTEEVTR
- a CDS encoding LacI family DNA-binding transcriptional regulator yields the protein MTLERTGQPIRITDVAALAGVSIGTASKALNGTGQLRDATRLRVKDAAEKLGFVGDARARALSSGRTYTVGMITTDSFGRFSIPVLLGAEDALSAGRMAVLLCDTRDDHVREAHYLRSLAARGVDGIIVTGRSADARPPIDVSIPVVYAFTPSTDDADVSITLDDAAGSALVASHVRSLGRQRVAIVTGPARHRSAARRVAGASSVLGSHLVTDPLYGEWSERWGRQAVDVLARESPDVDAIVCGSDQIARGVCDRLRELGRSVPGDVAVTGFDDWDVMALASRPPLTTVDLRLEELGRVAGQALLALIDGGTASSAAVTPSLVIRESTVGA